One Chryseobacterium indoltheticum DNA segment encodes these proteins:
- the tsaE gene encoding tRNA (adenosine(37)-N6)-threonylcarbamoyltransferase complex ATPase subunit type 1 TsaE, with the protein MQFNIKNINDWQNVVDSILPELKHNILLLKGNLGAGKTTFTQFLIKNLGSKDEVNSPTYSIVNEYNSPKGKIYHFDLYRLKNIEEVYDIGIEEYLDNAFLCIIEWPEVYEDELYGLNYHSMSINNTGENREITFD; encoded by the coding sequence ATGCAATTTAATATCAAAAATATAAACGACTGGCAAAATGTCGTAGATTCTATTTTACCGGAGTTGAAACATAATATTCTTCTTTTAAAAGGAAATTTAGGCGCAGGAAAAACTACATTTACTCAATTTCTGATTAAAAATCTGGGCAGTAAAGATGAAGTAAACTCCCCTACCTATTCTATTGTTAATGAATACAATTCACCAAAAGGAAAAATCTATCATTTTGATCTGTATCGTTTAAAAAACATAGAAGAAGTTTATGACATTGGTATTGAAGAGTATCTCGACAATGCTTTTTTGTGTATTATAGAATGGCCAGAAGTGTATGAAGATGAATTGTACGGATTAAATTACCACTCAATGAGCATCAATAATACAGGAGAAAACAGAGAAATTACATTCGATTAA
- the dnaG gene encoding DNA primase: MISKQTIDKIFSTIRVEEIVGEYVQLKRAGSNFKGLSPFHEEKSPSFVVSPSKQIWKDFSTGKGGTAISFLMEIENFTYPEALRHAAKKYGIEIEEDQREFSEEAKNAQSERDLLYKIHEVANDFFQNILWENDEGRAIGLSYFRERELKDDIIKKFQLGFSPEKKNAFTEFALEKGYTKEVLEKSGLSIFPENAPNGIDRFRERVMFPIHSFSGRVLGFGARILKNNIKTAKYLNSPETEIYHKSNVLYGLNQSKQAISRKNICLLVEGYMDVISLHMSGIENVVASSGTSLTTEQIKLIKRLTENVTILFDGDNAGIKASFRSIDMLLTEGMNIRVLLFPDGDDPDSFARKHPQEYVEKFIENQAMDFIDFKAEILLKEVGNDPIKKAEAIRDIVKSVGFVQNALKREVYLKEVSNKFGLSEQSLFNELDVQRQITQNHNQNAQQQKDKAAPVKMEIVPPDEEKGDPYLYDVLFMENKLVDHMLMFGDVVLKRQDDNEAEYQITVIEEILHHFEEEQYQFLVKGNEIIIDQVKEGIQNDELRSGSFFVTFMDEQITTKVVDALIPLDDLENWSSRNIFPPNYGDKVAEQIKGDVLLHKYRYIDYLIKETIAELEKYSSTDEVKYFELIKKITLLKQASMRLSEMIEYSPIKGIYVDRKR, from the coding sequence ATGATTTCCAAACAGACGATAGATAAAATATTTTCGACAATCCGCGTAGAAGAGATTGTTGGCGAATATGTGCAATTGAAGAGAGCGGGATCAAATTTTAAAGGTTTAAGTCCGTTTCATGAAGAAAAATCGCCAAGCTTTGTAGTTTCTCCAAGTAAGCAGATTTGGAAAGATTTCTCCACCGGAAAAGGAGGAACAGCGATCTCTTTTTTAATGGAAATCGAAAACTTCACTTATCCTGAAGCCCTTCGTCACGCTGCCAAAAAATACGGAATCGAAATTGAAGAAGACCAGCGAGAGTTTTCTGAAGAAGCAAAAAATGCTCAGTCTGAAAGAGATCTACTTTATAAAATACATGAAGTTGCTAATGATTTTTTTCAAAACATACTTTGGGAAAATGATGAAGGCAGAGCAATCGGGCTTTCGTATTTCAGAGAGCGTGAACTGAAAGATGACATTATTAAAAAATTTCAGCTCGGTTTCTCACCGGAAAAGAAAAATGCTTTTACCGAATTCGCCCTTGAAAAAGGTTATACAAAAGAAGTTTTAGAAAAATCTGGACTTTCGATCTTTCCAGAAAATGCTCCCAACGGAATTGATCGTTTTCGTGAAAGAGTGATGTTTCCGATTCATAGTTTTTCGGGAAGAGTTTTAGGTTTTGGAGCCAGGATTCTTAAAAACAATATAAAAACCGCCAAATATCTCAATTCTCCCGAAACAGAAATTTATCATAAATCAAATGTTCTTTATGGCTTAAATCAAAGCAAGCAGGCGATTTCCAGAAAGAATATATGTCTTTTGGTGGAAGGTTATATGGATGTGATCTCACTTCATATGTCGGGAATTGAAAATGTGGTGGCGAGCTCCGGAACTTCTTTAACGACCGAACAAATTAAGCTTATTAAAAGGCTCACCGAAAATGTGACGATTCTTTTTGATGGCGATAATGCAGGAATTAAAGCGAGTTTCAGAAGTATCGATATGCTTCTTACCGAAGGAATGAACATCAGAGTTTTGCTCTTCCCGGATGGTGACGATCCCGATTCTTTTGCCAGAAAACATCCGCAAGAATATGTTGAAAAATTCATCGAAAATCAGGCGATGGATTTTATTGATTTTAAAGCTGAAATTCTTTTAAAGGAAGTCGGAAACGATCCTATTAAAAAGGCGGAAGCGATTCGGGATATTGTAAAATCTGTCGGATTTGTTCAAAACGCTTTAAAAAGGGAAGTTTATCTGAAAGAAGTTTCCAATAAATTTGGTCTTTCTGAACAGAGTTTGTTTAATGAGCTTGACGTACAGAGGCAAATTACCCAAAACCATAATCAAAATGCTCAGCAGCAAAAGGATAAAGCAGCTCCGGTAAAAATGGAGATTGTTCCTCCGGATGAAGAAAAAGGAGATCCTTATCTGTATGATGTTTTGTTTATGGAAAACAAATTGGTAGATCACATGTTGATGTTTGGCGATGTTGTTTTGAAACGACAAGATGATAATGAAGCTGAATATCAAATTACAGTAATTGAAGAAATTCTGCATCATTTTGAGGAGGAGCAATATCAGTTTCTAGTAAAAGGAAACGAAATTATCATTGATCAGGTAAAAGAAGGGATTCAAAACGACGAGCTTCGTAGCGGAAGTTTTTTTGTCACTTTTATGGATGAGCAGATTACAACAAAAGTGGTTGACGCACTGATTCCTTTAGATGATCTGGAAAATTGGAGCTCAAGAAATATTTTCCCGCCGAATTACGGAGATAAAGTTGCTGAACAGATTAAAGGCGATGTTTTGCTTCATAAATACCGTTACATTGATTATTTAATTAAAGAAACGATTGCTGAACTCGAAAAGTACAGCAGTACCGATGAAGTGAAATACTTTGAACTGATCAAAAAAATAACTTTATTGAAGCAGGCTTCAATGAGATTAAGTGAAATGATTGAGTATTCGCCAATCAAAGGAATTTATGTTGATAGAAAGCGATAG
- the clpP gene encoding ATP-dependent Clp endopeptidase proteolytic subunit ClpP produces the protein MDIKKEFRDFSTKHLGNNGLVTDQYMGMFNPTNLTPYIMEERRLNVAQMDVFSRLMMDRIIFLGTGIDDQVANIVTAQLLFLESADPSKDIQIYINSPGGSVYAGLGIYDTMQIIKPDVATICTGIAASMGAVLLVAGEKGKRSALKHSRVMIHQPSGGAQGVASDMEINLREMLKLKKELYDIISEHSGQTYEWVEKASDRDYWMTSTEAKDFGMVDEVLQRSKEKK, from the coding sequence ATGGACATTAAAAAAGAATTCAGAGATTTCTCTACAAAACACTTGGGAAATAACGGTTTGGTAACCGATCAGTATATGGGAATGTTTAATCCTACCAATCTTACGCCTTACATCATGGAAGAGAGAAGATTAAACGTTGCTCAAATGGACGTTTTCTCTCGTTTGATGATGGATAGAATTATTTTCCTGGGAACAGGAATTGACGATCAGGTTGCAAATATTGTAACGGCTCAGTTGCTATTCTTAGAAAGTGCAGATCCTTCAAAAGATATTCAGATCTACATCAACTCTCCTGGAGGAAGCGTTTATGCAGGTTTAGGAATTTATGACACGATGCAGATTATCAAGCCGGATGTTGCTACAATCTGTACAGGTATTGCCGCTTCAATGGGAGCTGTTTTATTGGTTGCAGGTGAAAAAGGAAAACGTTCTGCTTTGAAACACTCAAGAGTGATGATTCACCAGCCTTCTGGTGGAGCTCAAGGTGTTGCTTCTGACATGGAAATTAACTTAAGAGAGATGTTGAAGCTTAAAAAAGAGCTTTATGACATTATTTCTGAGCATTCCGGACAAACTTACGAGTGGGTTGAGAAAGCTTCAGACAGAGATTACTGGATGACTTCTACCGAAGCAAAAGATTTTGGAATGGTAGATGAAGTTTTACAGAGATCAAAAGAGAAGAAATAA
- a CDS encoding T9SS type A sorting domain-containing protein — MQKILSFIFTFIVALSFAQLTANDVKFFVGTGSQTAYFVADFKDGTDDRSYVWGVKFNPGQNITGPQMMQMIKNAEPAFDYILTFNNGFLDKVSFNDHVAQSVPDYWSLWGGSDTNNWSMGGWMNSGTILNGEWYGASYGFSNPTAEAPATPIPAYSSLWYNSSQITNWIGTGSNKSLVVIDFGTDNSNGNANSFVFGIQYNGTITAEQALQLIDAQSSTFNYTSVANQVSTLSLNSLSGTANGTNTWKLYKGTNLSNWKTNANLSTITLTNNDWFGLSFGTRRPFTPTEANVNLSVSDAVKQSFKIYPNPASDFIIIETKDEINTINIYSISGQKVLNTQSKKINIQSLKSGVYLVEIKTNQSTTTHKIIKK; from the coding sequence ATGCAAAAAATATTAAGTTTTATATTCACTTTTATTGTTGCTTTATCTTTTGCACAATTAACAGCAAACGATGTAAAGTTTTTTGTGGGAACAGGCTCTCAAACCGCTTATTTTGTTGCCGATTTTAAAGACGGAACTGATGACAGATCTTATGTATGGGGAGTAAAATTCAATCCCGGACAAAATATCACCGGTCCTCAAATGATGCAAATGATAAAAAATGCAGAACCGGCATTTGATTATATTCTTACTTTCAATAACGGCTTTCTTGATAAAGTATCATTTAATGATCATGTTGCACAATCTGTACCAGACTATTGGAGTTTATGGGGAGGTAGCGATACAAATAATTGGTCTATGGGAGGATGGATGAACAGCGGAACAATCTTAAACGGAGAATGGTATGGCGCAAGCTACGGTTTTAGTAATCCTACTGCTGAAGCTCCTGCGACGCCAATTCCTGCCTACAGTTCGTTGTGGTATAATTCTTCACAAATCACCAACTGGATTGGAACAGGAAGCAATAAAAGTTTAGTTGTCATCGATTTCGGAACCGATAATTCTAACGGAAATGCTAATTCTTTTGTTTTTGGAATTCAATACAACGGAACCATTACCGCAGAACAGGCTTTACAGTTGATTGATGCTCAAAGCAGCACCTTTAATTATACTTCTGTTGCAAATCAGGTTTCTACTTTATCATTGAATTCTTTATCAGGAACAGCAAACGGTACAAACACCTGGAAATTATACAAAGGAACCAATTTATCAAACTGGAAAACCAATGCTAATCTTTCTACAATAACCTTAACAAATAATGATTGGTTTGGATTGAGTTTCGGAACAAGAAGACCGTTTACGCCAACAGAAGCAAATGTTAATTTGAGTGTTTCGGATGCTGTAAAGCAAAGCTTTAAAATATATCCGAATCCTGCGAGTGATTTTATCATTATTGAAACCAAAGATGAGATCAATACTATCAACATCTACTCTATTTCAGGTCAAAAAGTTTTGAATACACAAAGTAAAAAGATTAATATTCAAAGTTTGAAATCGGGAGTTTATTTGGTTGAAATTAAAACCAACCAGTCGACAACGACACATAAAATCATCAAAAAATAA
- a CDS encoding YncE family protein, which produces MKKIYFLILAFVFSFANAQTEGVLVLNEGGAGSNNAEISLINNQSVVTNNYFKLKNNNATLGDTAQDIKIFGDKIFVVLNISNQIKVINKSDFTLITTISTNLDNPRYIAFSGNKFYVTNWGNNGPTNYVSVYDLNTYAHQANIPVGNGPEKIFSKNNKLYVLLKGGYGLNHFMDVINTTTNTVESQVNVGDSPNSIFEKDNLLYIMSSGDPYAQTSFGTLTVYNTTNQTTVSSTTFPVGVKPAYMDTDGTNIYYMNEASIYKTPIDAPSINTTPIAVTPITVNSYGTAYGFNVINNKIYAADPSGYVAPGKIYTYDLQGTLLNTFTVTSLPNQIIAYNSASLSTIENSKASKLTVYPNPASNRFFVQGLNSGNVQVYDLNGRIVINEKYTEKGINVSTLSKGIYIVKVTDKNINFSEKLIIK; this is translated from the coding sequence ATGAAGAAAATCTATTTTCTTATTCTTGCATTTGTATTTTCATTTGCAAATGCTCAAACTGAAGGAGTTTTAGTGCTCAACGAAGGCGGCGCCGGAAGCAATAATGCTGAAATTTCGCTGATCAACAATCAATCTGTTGTTACGAACAATTATTTTAAACTTAAAAACAATAATGCTACATTGGGTGATACCGCTCAGGACATTAAAATTTTTGGTGATAAGATTTTTGTGGTTTTGAACATTTCCAATCAAATCAAAGTCATTAATAAATCTGATTTTACTTTGATTACAACTATTTCTACCAATCTTGATAATCCAAGATACATCGCATTCAGCGGAAACAAATTTTATGTAACCAATTGGGGGAACAATGGTCCCACAAACTACGTATCGGTTTATGATTTAAACACTTACGCTCATCAAGCTAATATTCCTGTAGGAAATGGCCCTGAAAAGATTTTTAGTAAAAACAACAAACTATATGTTTTGCTGAAAGGAGGTTACGGTCTCAATCATTTTATGGATGTAATCAACACGACAACCAATACTGTCGAATCACAGGTAAATGTAGGTGACTCACCAAACAGTATTTTTGAAAAAGACAATCTTTTGTATATTATGAGTTCGGGAGATCCTTATGCACAAACTTCTTTTGGGACACTTACTGTTTATAATACAACGAATCAAACTACGGTTTCTAGCACTACATTTCCTGTAGGTGTAAAGCCAGCTTATATGGATACTGACGGAACGAACATTTATTACATGAATGAAGCTTCCATCTACAAAACGCCTATTGATGCACCGTCGATTAATACCACGCCTATTGCAGTTACGCCCATTACCGTAAACAGCTATGGTACTGCGTACGGATTTAATGTTATTAATAATAAAATTTATGCAGCCGATCCTTCAGGATATGTTGCGCCGGGAAAAATTTACACTTACGATTTACAAGGTACTTTACTGAATACTTTTACAGTAACTTCTCTACCTAATCAAATCATTGCTTATAATAGCGCATCCCTTTCTACAATTGAAAATAGTAAAGCTTCAAAATTAACGGTATATCCAAATCCTGCAAGCAACAGATTCTTTGTACAAGGCCTGAATTCTGGAAACGTGCAGGTTTATGATCTCAATGGAAGAATCGTTATCAATGAGAAATACACTGAAAAAGGAATTAATGTTAGCACATTATCAAAAGGTATTTATATTGTAAAAGTTACCGATAAAAATATCAACTTCAGCGAAAAGTTAATCATTAAGTAA
- the tpiA gene encoding triose-phosphate isomerase, giving the protein MRRKIVAGNWKMNKNVIDAQQLMIQLLSYKTNNTTNCEVWIAPPSLYLMMAKDIFEKDEIGVFSQDMSEYESGAYTGELSADMLESIDATGSLIGHSERRQYHGENDESCNKKVKLALDKGLIPVYCNGETLEQRKAGQHLDVVKTQTETALFTLSAEEIKKVVIAYEPVWAIGTGETATPQQAQEIHAHIRGIIAEKYGKEVADEVSILYGGSVKPDNAKEIFSQPDIDGGLIGGAALKLEDFSKIIEGFN; this is encoded by the coding sequence ATGAGAAGAAAAATAGTTGCAGGAAACTGGAAAATGAACAAAAATGTAATTGATGCTCAACAATTAATGATTCAATTACTTAGTTATAAAACTAATAATACAACCAACTGTGAAGTTTGGATCGCGCCACCATCTTTATATTTAATGATGGCAAAAGATATCTTTGAAAAGGACGAAATCGGAGTTTTCTCACAGGATATGAGCGAATACGAAAGCGGAGCTTATACAGGCGAGCTTTCTGCAGATATGTTGGAGTCTATTGATGCGACAGGTTCTTTGATCGGGCATTCTGAAAGAAGACAATATCACGGTGAGAACGACGAAAGCTGCAATAAAAAAGTAAAATTAGCTTTAGATAAAGGTTTGATTCCTGTTTACTGTAATGGTGAAACTTTAGAGCAAAGAAAAGCAGGACAGCATCTTGACGTTGTAAAAACACAAACTGAAACAGCGCTTTTCACTCTTTCTGCGGAAGAAATCAAAAAAGTGGTTATTGCTTACGAACCGGTTTGGGCAATCGGAACTGGGGAAACGGCAACTCCGCAGCAGGCTCAGGAAATTCATGCTCACATCAGAGGAATTATTGCAGAAAAATACGGAAAGGAAGTTGCTGACGAAGTTTCTATCCTTTACGGTGGTTCTGTAAAACCTGATAATGCTAAAGAAATTTTCTCTCAACCTGATATCGACGGCGGTCTTATCGGCGGAGCTGCATTGAAACTTGAAGATTTCTCAAAAATTATTGAAGGTTTTAATTAA
- a CDS encoding BT_3928 family protein has product MIKSLLRFIIAVIFILSGFVKAVDLVGFSFKMEEYFSPSVFNMPFLEKFALLFSIIVVVLELFLGFLLLLKLKLKFTLSALIALCVFFGFLTFYSAYFNVVTDCGCFGDAIKFTPWESFVKDVVLLVGLIILFVLYRKEFAKKDAYSDNNKPENNTFKSIAFGAFCGIMIVIMTIGIINEPIIDFRDYKIGTDLKAEKAKIIKNPFEYKTFYSMKNSKTGEVLKINSDDYVNETKYWEEGSPWKIEEGKNESKLVKEGYKSEIVKFKIEDPTGIDLTDEIINAPKAILVFAYHPKEVSSELIKKVEAKVNAQKGAVIYGVSTDQNTFKTIKNAMMDGTAIKTIARSNPFVLVLEKGKIVDKQPAKYYVD; this is encoded by the coding sequence ATGATCAAAAGTTTATTACGTTTCATTATTGCTGTTATTTTCATCCTTTCAGGTTTTGTAAAAGCTGTTGATTTGGTCGGTTTTTCCTTTAAAATGGAAGAATATTTTTCGCCATCGGTTTTCAATATGCCGTTTTTGGAAAAATTTGCCCTGCTTTTTTCGATTATTGTGGTAGTACTTGAACTTTTCTTAGGATTTTTACTTTTATTAAAATTAAAACTAAAATTCACACTTTCTGCATTAATAGCTCTCTGTGTTTTCTTCGGATTTCTTACGTTCTATTCAGCGTATTTTAATGTGGTGACAGACTGCGGATGTTTTGGCGATGCGATTAAATTTACACCTTGGGAAAGTTTTGTGAAAGATGTTGTTCTTTTGGTCGGTTTGATTATTCTTTTTGTTTTGTATAGAAAAGAATTCGCTAAAAAAGATGCTTACTCAGATAATAATAAACCTGAAAACAATACATTTAAATCAATTGCTTTTGGAGCATTCTGCGGAATTATGATTGTTATTATGACCATTGGAATTATTAATGAGCCCATTATCGATTTTCGTGATTATAAAATTGGAACTGATCTGAAAGCTGAAAAAGCAAAAATCATTAAAAATCCCTTTGAATATAAGACATTCTATTCAATGAAAAACTCTAAAACAGGCGAAGTTTTAAAGATAAATTCCGACGATTATGTAAACGAAACAAAATATTGGGAAGAAGGTTCACCATGGAAAATTGAAGAAGGGAAAAATGAATCTAAACTCGTTAAAGAAGGCTACAAATCTGAAATAGTGAAATTTAAAATTGAAGATCCTACGGGAATTGATTTGACCGATGAAATCATCAATGCTCCAAAAGCAATTTTAGTTTTTGCGTATCATCCAAAAGAGGTTTCTTCAGAACTGATTAAAAAAGTAGAAGCAAAAGTAAATGCTCAAAAAGGAGCTGTGATTTACGGCGTTTCTACTGACCAAAATACTTTTAAAACCATTAAAAATGCAATGATGGACGGCACTGCAATCAAAACAATTGCAAGAAGTAATCCTTTTGTTCTGGTTTTAGAAAAAGGAAAAATTGTAGACAAACAACCTGCAAAATATTATGTTGACTAA
- a CDS encoding DUF1599 domain-containing protein — MSKTSEQFGKIINECRDLFSKKMHDYGAAWRVLRPSSITDQIYIKVNRIRTLQMTDVKMIDESEEGEFIAIVNYSIIGLIQLEKGLSNDFNENPEDILNLYDKYSAEAQALMEKKNHDYGEAWRDMRISSITDLIYQKVLRTKQIEDNHGQTLVSEGLDANYFDMLNYAVFCLIKFSEQTIATEPKN; from the coding sequence ATGTCAAAAACTTCAGAACAGTTCGGTAAAATCATCAATGAATGTCGTGATCTTTTCAGTAAAAAAATGCATGATTATGGTGCAGCTTGGAGAGTTTTACGCCCAAGCTCAATTACGGATCAGATTTATATTAAAGTCAACAGAATCCGTACGTTACAGATGACTGATGTAAAGATGATTGACGAAAGCGAGGAAGGAGAATTTATTGCCATCGTTAATTATTCAATTATCGGATTGATTCAGCTGGAAAAAGGTCTTTCGAATGATTTTAATGAAAATCCTGAAGATATTTTGAATCTTTACGATAAATATTCTGCTGAAGCTCAGGCTTTAATGGAAAAGAAAAATCATGATTACGGTGAAGCCTGGAGAGATATGAGAATTTCTTCCATCACCGATTTAATTTACCAGAAAGTATTGAGAACCAAACAGATTGAAGATAATCACGGGCAAACTTTGGTTTCCGAAGGTTTGGATGCCAATTATTTTGACATGCTGAATTATGCAGTTTTCTGTCTGATTAAATTTTCTGAACAAACAATTGCCACCGAACCCAAAAACTAA
- the folP gene encoding dihydropteroate synthase: MGNHSSFINNHSLNCNGRLVDLSSPKIMGILNLTPDSFSDGGKFNNEKAALQHAEKILKDGGEIIDIGPQSTRPNAEFLSSDEEIRRMGTVISEIKKEFPEALISLDTFYAETVRFGFNEGIDLVNDISGGQFDEKMFDIVAETKLPYILMHVNSSYKTMHHKVNFDDITLDINHYFTKKTNELLQKGIKDIILDPGFGFGKTVEDQMKMIGEVEFLGFDKYPLLIGISRKSFIYKPLGKAPLDINEETQKLHLKVLQQGAKILRVHDVLEAKKTVDEFLSN; this comes from the coding sequence ATGGGAAATCATTCATCATTCATCAATAATCATTCATTAAATTGTAATGGAAGATTAGTCGACTTAAGTTCACCAAAAATCATGGGAATTCTGAATCTTACACCCGATTCTTTTTCTGACGGCGGAAAATTTAATAATGAAAAAGCAGCTTTGCAACATGCTGAGAAAATATTGAAAGATGGTGGAGAAATTATTGATATCGGTCCGCAATCGACAAGACCCAATGCTGAATTTCTGAGTAGTGATGAGGAAATCAGAAGAATGGGAACTGTAATATCAGAGATCAAAAAAGAGTTTCCCGAAGCGTTAATTTCTTTGGATACTTTTTATGCTGAAACTGTGAGATTTGGTTTTAATGAAGGAATTGATTTGGTGAACGATATTTCAGGCGGACAGTTTGACGAAAAGATGTTTGATATTGTTGCTGAAACCAAACTTCCGTATATTTTAATGCACGTAAATTCTTCGTACAAAACGATGCATCATAAAGTGAATTTTGATGATATTACTTTAGATATCAACCATTATTTTACAAAGAAGACCAACGAACTTCTGCAAAAAGGAATCAAAGATATTATTCTGGATCCCGGTTTTGGTTTTGGAAAAACCGTTGAAGATCAGATGAAAATGATTGGTGAAGTGGAGTTTTTAGGTTTTGACAAATATCCTTTGCTCATTGGGATTTCAAGAAAATCATTTATTTATAAACCTTTAGGTAAAGCTCCTTTAGATATTAATGAAGAAACTCAAAAATTACATTTAAAAGTTCTGCAGCAAGGAGCTAAAATTCTCCGTGTGCATGATGTACTTGAAGCTAAGAAAACAGTTGACGAATTTTTGAGTAATTAA